The proteins below come from a single Geobacillus thermoleovorans genomic window:
- a CDS encoding ParB N-terminal domain-containing protein — MKIDYTGWNFFEELIKPYNNQYFYYNYGICLVEVKDIIGLSYKGVLDQEKLLRLHESIKKNGYQFRNYSDLHLVRFPNGKYSVCMGGNHRPYLAKKLGIRHIKANVDILIPKEMLSEEQLQICNDIEIDDLSNPKLKQICKELRLLPNQQPLKINIR; from the coding sequence ATGAAAATTGATTACACTGGATGGAATTTTTTTGAAGAATTAATCAAACCGTATAATAATCAGTACTTTTATTACAATTATGGAATTTGTCTAGTTGAAGTAAAAGATATCATTGGTTTAAGTTATAAAGGAGTTCTCGATCAAGAGAAACTGCTTCGGTTACACGAATCAATAAAGAAAAATGGATATCAATTTAGAAATTATAGCGATTTACATTTAGTGAGATTTCCAAATGGTAAATATTCTGTTTGCATGGGTGGCAACCATAGACCTTATTTAGCAAAGAAACTTGGAATTAGGCATATAAAAGCAAACGTTGACATTTTAATTCCTAAAGAAATGCTAAGCGAAGAGCAATTACAAATATGTAATGACATTGAAATTGATGACCTTTCAAATCCGAAACTAAAGCAAATCTGTAAGGAGTTAAGACTTTTACCAAACCAACAACCTTTGAAAATAAATATCCGATAA
- a CDS encoding helix-turn-helix domain-containing protein, whose product MHALDYFFSLWKLKNKDVAEYLGIPAPQINDWKKGRRPIPKHHLEKLCELFNIPKEKSYLLQKESLTKIDRLEIEIILYKAKLKNFVEGDDEQINKAIRMNFEAYIAACERNIEALKVLKQLEDELFGCSHVPQLFYKNLEKVKCLIEEIKNGM is encoded by the coding sequence ATGCACGCATTAGATTATTTTTTCTCGCTTTGGAAATTAAAAAATAAAGATGTTGCTGAATATTTAGGAATACCAGCTCCGCAAATCAATGACTGGAAAAAAGGCAGAAGACCGATTCCTAAACATCATTTAGAAAAACTTTGTGAATTATTCAATATTCCTAAGGAAAAAAGTTATTTATTACAAAAGGAATCACTAACGAAAATAGATCGTCTTGAAATTGAAATCATTTTGTACAAAGCAAAACTAAAAAATTTTGTTGAAGGGGACGATGAGCAGATAAACAAAGCTATTCGCATGAATTTTGAAGCGTATATTGCAGCTTGTGAAAGAAACATTGAGGCATTAAAGGTTCTTAAACAATTAGAGGATGAATTATTCGGATGTTCCCACGTTCCGCAGTTGTTTTACAAAAATCTTGAAAAAGTTAAGTGTTTAATTGAGGAAATTAAAAATGGGATGTAG
- a CDS encoding tyrosine-type recombinase/integrase, with translation MNDLQMHLDNFLLYCDSKNLSRKTLASYQQTLQLFLIFLERECKITSIDKVKSVHIRQYIRYLRERGKYTVVANEKSKEINYPDKRNDAGKKISDTTIANYLRNIKVFFNFLYKEREIKTNPCENIENIKPQRKKKPLLTREEIKKVLNAMDITTFHGYRTWIQTRLILDTGIRASECCALRPEHVDFDTKSILIENPKNKQQRYVYFSYKMSTDLKRWMKYRDRFSDSPYLFPTTRGTQLDVRNFERALREAGRKVGVEIHPHQLRNNFAKYYLLNGGDWVSLSRILGHSSVEVTQKAYLDFTDQEIGRKYQKHSPLSNLDI, from the coding sequence TTGAATGATCTTCAAATGCATTTAGATAATTTCTTGCTGTATTGTGATTCAAAAAATTTATCTCGAAAAACACTTGCCAGTTATCAGCAAACTTTACAACTGTTCCTTATTTTCCTTGAACGTGAATGTAAAATCACGAGTATTGACAAGGTGAAGTCGGTTCATATTCGGCAATACATTAGATATTTACGGGAGCGTGGAAAATATACAGTTGTCGCAAATGAAAAAAGCAAAGAAATTAATTATCCCGACAAGCGAAATGATGCAGGGAAAAAAATAAGTGACACGACTATTGCAAATTATCTAAGAAACATCAAAGTATTTTTCAACTTTTTGTATAAAGAACGTGAAATAAAAACTAATCCGTGCGAAAACATCGAGAATATTAAACCGCAGCGGAAGAAAAAACCTTTGCTGACGAGAGAAGAGATAAAAAAGGTACTTAACGCAATGGACATCACAACATTTCACGGCTATCGTACATGGATTCAAACAAGGCTAATACTTGATACAGGAATTCGGGCAAGCGAATGCTGTGCATTGCGCCCTGAACATGTTGATTTTGATACGAAATCAATACTAATCGAAAATCCAAAGAATAAGCAACAACGGTACGTGTATTTTTCATACAAAATGTCTACTGATTTAAAACGCTGGATGAAATATCGAGATCGTTTTTCTGATAGTCCATATCTTTTTCCAACAACAAGAGGAACTCAACTAGACGTTAGAAATTTTGAACGTGCTTTACGTGAAGCAGGAAGAAAAGTTGGCGTTGAAATACATCCACATCAGTTAAGAAATAATTTTGCTAAATATTACCTGTTAAATGGTGGAGACTGGGTTTCGCTATCTCGGATTTTAGGACATTCAAGCGTTGAAGTTACGCAAAAGGCTTATCTTGATTTCACAGATCAAGAAATCGGAAGGAAATACCAAAAACATTCACCTTTAAGCAATTTGGATATTTAA
- the spo0A gene encoding sporulation transcription factor Spo0A, whose amino-acid sequence MLHSKKKWGRTIVLSIKVCIADDNRELVTLLDEYISSQPDMEVIGTAYNGQDCLHMLEEKRPDILLLDIIMPHLDGLAVLEKVRAGCEHQPSVIMLTAFGQEDVTKKAVELGASYFILKPFDMENLVHHIRQIHGKTAPMVRKTGSAYQARDNKPKNLDASITSIIHEIGVPAHIKGYLYLREAIAMVYHDIELLGSITKVLYPDIAKKYNTTASRVERAIRHAIEVAWSRGNLESISSLFGYTVSVSKAKPTNSEFIAMVADKLRLEHKAS is encoded by the coding sequence ATGTTACATAGCAAGAAAAAGTGGGGGAGGACGATCGTTTTGAGCATTAAGGTGTGCATTGCCGATGATAACCGCGAATTGGTGACATTGCTTGACGAATATATCTCGAGTCAGCCGGACATGGAAGTGATTGGCACGGCGTATAACGGCCAAGATTGCCTTCATATGCTCGAGGAAAAGCGGCCGGATATTTTGCTTCTGGACATCATTATGCCGCACTTGGATGGGTTGGCTGTGCTTGAGAAAGTCCGCGCAGGTTGTGAGCATCAGCCGAGCGTCATTATGCTGACGGCGTTCGGCCAGGAGGATGTCACGAAAAAGGCAGTGGAACTCGGCGCTTCCTACTTCATTTTAAAACCGTTCGACATGGAGAATTTGGTCCATCACATTCGGCAGATTCATGGCAAAACGGCGCCGATGGTCAGAAAAACCGGCTCTGCCTACCAGGCGCGCGACAACAAACCGAAAAATTTGGATGCGAGCATTACGAGCATCATCCATGAAATCGGCGTCCCGGCGCATATTAAAGGCTATCTGTACTTGCGCGAAGCGATCGCGATGGTGTACCACGACATCGAACTGCTCGGCTCCATCACGAAAGTGCTCTATCCGGACATCGCGAAAAAATACAACACGACGGCCAGCCGCGTCGAGCGCGCCATTCGCCATGCGATCGAAGTCGCTTGGAGCCGCGGCAACCTCGAATCGATTTCCTCGCTGTTCGGCTATACGGTGAGCGTCTCGAAGGCAAAGCCGACAAACTCGGAATTCATCGCCATGGTGGCCGATAAGCTCCGGCTTGAGCATAAAGCATCGTAA
- the spoIVB gene encoding SpoIVB peptidase, which produces MNKETARKIAGVLLLGILTAIAFSKPMKEYWQIPKQLVLFEGDAVEFPAASLPVQAAVNDRNAPETLNIERKNGSLSVKAKRRGHETMMLQVAGMPIKQVDVNVLPTLKVIPGGQSIGVKLNTVGVLVVGYHLVETENGKKSPGEAAGIQVGDIIIGINGQKIENMSDLSPFIEEAGKTGKPLHLKILRDQHSMTVKLVPLRDKHDDVYRIGLYIRDSAAGIGTMTFYDPKSKTYGALGHVISDMDTKKPIVVQNGQIMRSTVTSIEKGTSGNPGEKLARFSDGEEVIGTITTNSPFGIFGKLIKPLPNGPFTKPIPVALANQVKEGPAKILTVVENDKVEQFDVEIVSTIPQKFPATKGLVIRVTDPRLLKKTGGIVQGMSGSPIIQDGKLVGAVTHVFVNDPTSGYGVHIEWMLQEAGIDLYGKQKKAS; this is translated from the coding sequence TTGAATAAAGAAACGGCGCGAAAAATCGCAGGAGTGCTTCTCCTTGGTATATTGACGGCCATCGCCTTTTCCAAACCGATGAAGGAATATTGGCAAATTCCGAAGCAGCTTGTCCTGTTTGAAGGCGATGCGGTTGAATTTCCTGCCGCTTCCCTTCCCGTGCAAGCGGCCGTCAATGACCGAAACGCTCCCGAAACGCTCAATATTGAGCGAAAAAACGGTTCTCTGTCTGTAAAGGCGAAACGCCGCGGACATGAAACGATGATGTTGCAGGTTGCCGGAATGCCGATCAAGCAAGTGGATGTCAACGTGCTGCCGACGCTCAAAGTCATTCCCGGCGGACAATCGATCGGCGTCAAGCTCAATACCGTCGGCGTTCTTGTCGTCGGTTACCACCTTGTCGAAACCGAAAACGGGAAAAAATCGCCGGGAGAGGCAGCCGGCATTCAAGTCGGCGACATCATTATCGGCATTAACGGCCAAAAAATCGAAAACATGAGCGACCTTTCCCCTTTCATCGAGGAGGCCGGCAAAACGGGAAAACCGCTTCATCTAAAAATTCTGCGCGATCAGCACTCCATGACGGTGAAGCTCGTTCCGCTGAGAGACAAGCATGACGATGTGTACCGCATCGGCCTGTACATTCGCGATTCGGCCGCCGGCATCGGGACGATGACATTTTACGACCCCAAATCAAAAACATATGGCGCACTTGGCCATGTCATCTCTGACATGGATACGAAAAAGCCGATTGTCGTGCAAAACGGGCAAATTATGCGCTCGACCGTCACATCGATCGAAAAAGGGACGAGCGGCAATCCAGGTGAAAAATTAGCCCGCTTTTCCGACGGCGAAGAAGTGATCGGCACGATCACCACCAACAGCCCGTTTGGCATTTTCGGCAAGCTGATCAAACCACTGCCGAACGGTCCGTTCACAAAACCGATCCCGGTTGCCTTGGCGAACCAAGTGAAAGAAGGACCGGCAAAAATATTGACAGTGGTGGAAAACGACAAAGTCGAGCAGTTTGACGTGGAAATTGTCAGCACCATTCCGCAGAAATTTCCGGCGACCAAAGGCCTCGTGATTCGCGTCACGGACCCGCGCTTGTTAAAGAAAACAGGGGGCATCGTCCAAGGGATGAGCGGCAGTCCGATCATTCAGGATGGAAAACTTGTCGGCGCAGTGACGCACGTTTTCGTGAACGATCCGACATCCGGCTATGGCGTCCACATTGAGTGGATGCTGCAAGAGGCAGGCATCGATCTATACGGCAAACAAAAGAAAGCGAGCTGA
- the recN gene encoding DNA repair protein RecN, producing the protein MLAELSIKNFAIIESLSLSFDKGLTVLTGETGAGKSIIIDAIHLLIGGRGSAEFVRFGAEKAEIEGLFLLDDDRHPCWQKCADVGIDASDGMIVLRRDIFANGKSVCRINGKLVTTAVLRDIGATLVDIHGQHEHQELMDPSRHLPLLDEFGGLEAAEALARYRAVYERYEELGNKLKKLSENEQQMAHRLDLLTFQLREIEQAALEPGEDERLMEEKVRIVNFQKIYTALQKSYEALSGEGRGLDSIGEAMRHLDDVAGMDAALKDAHETTANCYYLLEEVMYKLRDQIEEMEYDPERLDAIESRLAEIGQLKRKYGATIADILHYAETIAEEIETIENRETHVHELKQQLALVTDELLTEAKNVTAVRQTYARRLIERIHQELKDLYMDKTKFDIVFAKREGSLDAPLVDGVPVRFQEDGIDVVEFYISTNVGEPLKPLVKVASGGELSRIMLALKTIFSKHQGVTSIVFDEVDTGVSGRVAQAMAEKIYRIASQSQVLCISHLPQVAAMADTHLLIAKETDGERTKTVVRKLNEEEKVKEIGRMISGVEMTELTKRHAKELLELAAKMKH; encoded by the coding sequence ATGCTCGCCGAGCTGTCGATTAAAAATTTCGCCATTATCGAGTCGCTCTCGTTGTCGTTTGACAAAGGGCTGACGGTGTTAACCGGCGAAACGGGAGCCGGCAAATCGATCATCATCGACGCGATTCATTTGTTGATCGGCGGACGCGGCTCCGCTGAATTTGTCCGCTTTGGAGCGGAAAAGGCGGAAATCGAAGGGCTGTTTTTGCTTGATGATGACCGCCATCCGTGCTGGCAAAAATGCGCAGACGTTGGCATCGACGCCAGCGACGGCATGATCGTGTTGCGCCGCGATATTTTCGCCAACGGCAAAAGCGTCTGCCGCATTAACGGCAAGCTCGTCACGACGGCGGTGCTGCGCGACATCGGGGCGACGCTTGTTGATATTCACGGCCAGCATGAACATCAAGAACTGATGGATCCGTCCCGCCATCTGCCGCTTTTAGACGAGTTCGGCGGCCTAGAGGCGGCAGAGGCGCTTGCTCGCTACCGCGCCGTCTACGAGCGGTATGAGGAGCTCGGAAACAAATTGAAAAAGCTGAGCGAAAATGAACAGCAAATGGCGCACCGGCTTGATTTGCTGACGTTTCAGCTGCGTGAAATCGAGCAGGCGGCGCTCGAGCCGGGCGAGGACGAGCGGCTGATGGAGGAAAAAGTTCGCATCGTCAATTTTCAAAAAATTTATACCGCGCTGCAGAAAAGCTATGAGGCCCTCTCCGGAGAGGGACGCGGGCTTGATTCCATCGGGGAGGCGATGCGCCATCTCGATGACGTCGCAGGCATGGATGCAGCGCTCAAAGATGCGCATGAAACGACGGCGAACTGCTACTATTTGCTCGAGGAAGTCATGTACAAGCTGCGCGATCAAATTGAGGAGATGGAATACGACCCAGAGCGGCTCGATGCCATTGAAAGCCGTCTCGCGGAAATCGGGCAGCTCAAACGAAAATACGGGGCGACGATCGCCGATATTTTGCACTATGCCGAGACGATCGCCGAGGAAATCGAGACAATCGAAAATCGCGAAACGCATGTGCATGAGCTTAAGCAGCAGCTCGCTCTGGTGACGGACGAGTTGCTCACGGAGGCGAAAAACGTCACCGCTGTTCGGCAAACATATGCCCGGCGCCTGATTGAGCGCATTCATCAAGAACTGAAAGACTTGTACATGGACAAAACGAAATTTGACATCGTATTTGCCAAGCGCGAAGGATCGCTTGACGCTCCCTTGGTCGACGGCGTGCCGGTTAGGTTCCAAGAAGACGGCATCGATGTCGTCGAGTTTTACATTTCGACGAACGTCGGCGAGCCGTTAAAACCGCTCGTCAAAGTCGCTTCCGGCGGCGAGCTGTCGCGCATTATGCTGGCGTTGAAAACGATTTTTTCCAAACATCAAGGAGTGACGTCGATTGTTTTTGATGAGGTCGACACCGGTGTCAGCGGACGCGTCGCCCAGGCAATGGCGGAAAAAATTTACCGCATCGCCAGCCAGTCGCAAGTGCTTTGCATTTCCCATCTGCCGCAAGTCGCTGCGATGGCGGACACGCACTTGTTGATCGCCAAAGAGACGGATGGGGAACGGACGAAAACAGTCGTGAGGAAGCTCAATGAGGAGGAGAAAGTGAAAGAAATCGGGCGGATGATTTCCGGCGTCGAGATGACGGAATTGACGAAACGGCATGCCAAAGAGCTGTTGGAACTGGCGGCGAAAATGAAACATTGA
- the ahrC gene encoding transcriptional regulator AhrC/ArgR, whose product MNKGQRHIKIREIIMNHDIETQDELVDRLREAGFNVTQATVSRDIKEMQLVKVPMANGRYKYSLPSDQRFNPLQKLKRALVDVFVKLDGTGNLLVLRTLPGNAHAVGVLLDNLDWNEIVGTICGDDTCLIICRTPKDAEKVSDQLLSML is encoded by the coding sequence GTGAACAAAGGGCAAAGGCATATTAAAATTCGCGAAATCATTATGAACCATGACATTGAAACGCAAGACGAGCTTGTCGACCGGCTGAGAGAAGCTGGCTTTAACGTCACCCAGGCGACCGTCTCGCGCGACATTAAAGAAATGCAGCTCGTCAAAGTGCCGATGGCCAACGGCCGCTACAAGTACAGCCTTCCATCCGACCAGCGCTTCAATCCGCTGCAAAAGCTGAAGCGGGCGCTTGTTGATGTGTTTGTGAAGCTTGACGGAACGGGCAACTTGCTTGTGTTGCGGACGCTGCCGGGCAACGCCCATGCCGTCGGCGTCTTGCTCGACAATTTGGATTGGAACGAAATCGTCGGTACGATTTGCGGCGACGATACGTGCCTGATCATCTGCCGTACTCCGAAAGATGCGGAAAAAGTGTCCGACCAGCTGTTGTCCATGCTCTAG
- a CDS encoding TlyA family RNA methyltransferase, protein MKGKKERLDVLLVERGLAETREKAKRAIMAGLVYSNDVRLDKPGEKVPVDIPLEVKGNPLPYVSRGGLKLEKALREFHIRVENKIVLDIGASTGGFTDCALQHGAKLTYAVDVGYNQLAWKLRQDERVVVMERTNFRYVTPDQFTKGLPEVAVIDVSFISLRLILPVVKTVMVPGGDVIALVKPQFEAGKEKVGKKGIIRDPNIHEEVLESIIQFACAEGFDVLHLTYSPITGGDGNIEFLLHAAYPGGNREGENRLPASVADVVSEAHARLRAGSVEPSGK, encoded by the coding sequence ATGAAAGGAAAAAAAGAACGGCTCGATGTGCTGCTTGTCGAACGAGGGCTGGCGGAAACGCGGGAAAAGGCGAAGCGAGCGATCATGGCCGGGCTTGTCTATTCAAACGACGTTCGACTCGATAAGCCCGGGGAAAAAGTGCCGGTTGACATTCCGCTTGAGGTGAAAGGCAACCCGCTTCCGTACGTCAGCCGCGGTGGGTTGAAACTGGAAAAAGCGTTGCGCGAGTTTCATATTCGCGTGGAAAATAAAATTGTTCTTGACATCGGCGCGTCGACCGGCGGTTTCACCGACTGCGCCTTGCAGCATGGGGCGAAGCTGACGTATGCCGTCGATGTCGGCTACAACCAGCTTGCCTGGAAGCTGCGTCAAGACGAGCGCGTCGTTGTAATGGAGCGGACGAACTTCCGCTACGTGACGCCGGATCAGTTTACGAAAGGGCTGCCGGAAGTAGCTGTCATCGATGTCTCGTTTATTTCGCTGCGGCTCATTTTGCCGGTCGTCAAGACGGTCATGGTGCCGGGCGGCGATGTGATTGCTCTCGTCAAGCCGCAGTTTGAAGCCGGCAAGGAAAAGGTCGGCAAAAAAGGGATCATCCGCGATCCGAACATTCACGAGGAAGTGCTCGAATCGATCATTCAATTCGCCTGCGCGGAAGGGTTCGATGTTCTTCATTTAACGTATTCACCGATTACCGGCGGCGACGGCAATATTGAATTTTTGCTTCATGCTGCCTATCCTGGAGGAAACCGGGAGGGAGAAAACCGACTGCCAGCATCCGTCGCCGACGTGGTGAGCGAGGCGCATGCCCGATTGCGGGCGGGGAGCGTGGAGCCAAGCGGCAAATAG
- the dxs gene encoding 1-deoxy-D-xylulose-5-phosphate synthase, with protein sequence MDLTKIDHPRVVKNMSIPELKRLSAEIRRFLIEKLSKTGGHIGPNLGVVELTIALHREFDSPKDKLIWDVGHQSYVHKILTGRAAAFDTLRQYKGLSGFPKRSESEHDVWETGHSSTSLSAAMGMAIARDLKGTDEYIVPIIGDGALTGGMALEALNHIGHEKTDMIVILNDNEMSIAPNVGALHNILGRLRTAGKYQWVKDELELLLKRIPAVGGKLAATAERLKDSLKYLLVSGVFFEELGFTYLGPVDGHDFEDLFENLRYAKKMKGPVLVHVITKKGKGYSPAENDKVGTWHGTGPYKIETGAFVKTKEAGPSWSALVSETVRRLARTDPRIVAITPAMPVGSKLEGFASEFPDRMFDVGIAEQHATTLAAGLATQGMKPFLAIYSTFLQRAYDQVVHDVCRQNLNVFFAIDRAGLVGADGETHQGVFDIAFLRHVPNLVLMMPKDENEGQHMVYTAIRYDDGPIAMRFPRGNGLGVPLDEELKEIPIGTWEVLRDGCDAAILTFGTTISMALKAADELAKDGISVKVVNARFLKPMDVAMLHELLESRLPILTVEEAVLQGGFGSAVLEFAHDHGYHGAVIERMGIPDRFIEHGSVSELLNEIGLTSTHIIDRIKTMVPRKQKRA encoded by the coding sequence TTGGACTTGACAAAAATTGACCATCCGCGCGTTGTCAAAAACATGTCCATTCCTGAGCTGAAACGGTTAAGCGCCGAGATTCGGCGGTTTTTAATTGAGAAGTTGTCGAAAACGGGCGGACATATCGGCCCAAACTTAGGGGTCGTCGAGCTGACGATCGCCCTCCACCGCGAATTCGACAGCCCAAAAGACAAGCTCATTTGGGATGTCGGACACCAGTCATACGTGCATAAAATTTTGACCGGACGCGCCGCCGCGTTTGACACGCTCCGCCAATACAAGGGGCTGTCCGGGTTCCCGAAACGGAGCGAAAGCGAGCATGACGTGTGGGAAACGGGCCATAGCTCGACGTCGCTGTCGGCGGCGATGGGAATGGCGATCGCCCGTGATTTGAAAGGGACGGATGAATACATCGTGCCGATCATCGGCGACGGGGCGCTCACCGGCGGCATGGCGCTTGAGGCGCTCAACCATATCGGGCATGAGAAAACGGATATGATTGTCATCTTAAACGACAATGAAATGTCGATCGCCCCGAACGTCGGCGCGTTGCACAACATCCTCGGTCGGTTGCGCACCGCCGGCAAATACCAGTGGGTGAAAGATGAACTGGAGCTGCTGCTCAAGCGCATCCCAGCGGTCGGCGGCAAGCTGGCGGCGACGGCCGAGCGGCTGAAAGACAGCTTGAAATATTTGCTTGTCTCCGGCGTGTTTTTCGAAGAGCTCGGGTTTACGTATTTAGGCCCGGTCGACGGCCACGATTTTGAGGATTTGTTTGAGAACTTGCGCTATGCGAAGAAGATGAAAGGTCCGGTGCTTGTGCATGTCATCACGAAGAAAGGGAAAGGATACAGTCCGGCGGAAAACGACAAAGTCGGCACATGGCACGGCACAGGGCCGTACAAAATCGAAACCGGCGCTTTTGTCAAAACGAAAGAGGCCGGTCCGTCATGGAGCGCGCTTGTCAGCGAAACCGTGCGCCGGCTCGCTCGCACCGACCCGCGCATCGTCGCGATTACGCCGGCGATGCCGGTCGGCTCGAAGCTGGAAGGGTTCGCAAGCGAGTTTCCAGATCGGATGTTTGATGTTGGCATCGCCGAGCAGCACGCGACAACGCTCGCGGCTGGATTGGCGACGCAAGGGATGAAACCGTTTTTGGCCATTTATTCGACATTTTTGCAGCGCGCCTATGACCAAGTCGTCCATGATGTATGCCGGCAAAACTTAAATGTCTTTTTCGCCATTGACCGTGCTGGGTTGGTCGGGGCGGACGGCGAAACGCACCAAGGGGTGTTTGACATCGCCTTTTTGCGCCATGTGCCGAATTTGGTGTTGATGATGCCAAAAGACGAAAACGAAGGACAGCACATGGTGTACACCGCCATCCGCTACGACGACGGGCCAATCGCCATGCGTTTCCCGCGCGGCAACGGGCTTGGCGTACCGCTTGATGAGGAGCTGAAAGAAATCCCAATCGGCACGTGGGAAGTGTTGCGCGACGGCTGCGATGCGGCGATTTTGACGTTTGGCACGACGATTTCGATGGCGCTTAAGGCGGCCGACGAGCTGGCGAAAGACGGCATATCGGTGAAAGTCGTCAACGCTCGCTTTTTGAAGCCGATGGACGTGGCGATGCTTCACGAACTGCTTGAGAGCCGCCTGCCGATCTTAACGGTCGAAGAGGCGGTGCTGCAAGGCGGCTTTGGCAGTGCTGTGTTGGAGTTTGCTCATGATCATGGTTATCACGGAGCGGTCATCGAACGGATGGGCATCCCGGACCGCTTTATCGAACATGGAAGCGTCAGCGAGCTGCTCAATGAAATCGGGCTGACGTCGACCCATATCATCGACCGCATCAAAACGATGGTGCCAAGAAAACAGAAAAGGGCTTGA
- a CDS encoding polyprenyl synthetase family protein has protein sequence MAQLSVEQFLNEQKRAVEAALSSYMARLRGPETLKKAMAYSLEAGGKRIRPLLLLATIQALGKDPAIGLPVACAIEMIHTYSLIHDDLPSMDNDDLRRGKPTNHKVFGEAMAILAGDALLTYAFQLIAEVDDDRVPPSVRLQLIEQLAKAAGPEGMVAGQAADMEAEGKTLALAELEYIHRHKTGKMLQYSVHAGALLGGADGRQTRELNEFAAHLGLAFQIRDDILDIEGMEEKIGKRVGSDRDNKKATYPALLSLGGAKEKLAFHIDAAKRHLQQAKIDDAVLAYICELVAVRDH, from the coding sequence GTGGCGCAGCTTTCGGTTGAACAGTTTCTCAACGAACAAAAACGGGCCGTCGAGGCGGCGCTTTCCTCCTATATGGCGCGGCTTCGTGGGCCGGAGACGCTGAAAAAGGCGATGGCCTACTCGCTTGAGGCCGGCGGCAAACGAATCCGCCCGCTTTTGTTGCTGGCGACCATCCAAGCGCTTGGCAAAGACCCGGCGATCGGTCTGCCAGTCGCTTGCGCCATTGAAATGATCCATACGTACTCGCTCATTCATGATGATTTGCCAAGCATGGACAACGATGATTTGCGGCGCGGCAAACCGACGAACCATAAAGTGTTCGGCGAGGCGATGGCCATTTTGGCCGGGGACGCCTTGCTTACGTATGCGTTTCAATTGATCGCCGAGGTTGATGACGACCGCGTTCCGCCTTCCGTCCGGCTGCAGCTCATCGAGCAGCTCGCGAAGGCGGCCGGCCCGGAAGGCATGGTCGCTGGACAGGCGGCTGATATGGAGGCGGAAGGAAAAACGCTGGCGCTTGCGGAACTGGAATACATCCACCGCCATAAGACGGGGAAAATGTTGCAATACAGCGTGCACGCCGGCGCCCTGCTTGGCGGCGCCGATGGTCGGCAGACGCGCGAACTCAACGAGTTCGCCGCACATTTAGGCCTCGCCTTTCAAATTCGCGACGATATTTTGGACATTGAAGGAATGGAAGAAAAAATCGGCAAGCGAGTCGGCAGCGACCGCGACAACAAGAAGGCGACATATCCGGCGCTTCTTTCGCTAGGCGGTGCCAAAGAGAAACTGGCGTTTCACATCGACGCCGCGAAGCGCCATTTGCAACAAGCCAAAATCGATGACGCGGTGCTGGCCTACATTTGCGAGCTTGTCGCGGTCCGCGACCACTGA
- a CDS encoding exodeoxyribonuclease VII small subunit — protein sequence MSEEKEMTFEEAMKKLEEIVEKLEEGNVPLEEAIAFFQEGMKLSKLCHDKLQHVEKQLEYMLREDGELVPFSPEEE from the coding sequence ATGAGCGAAGAAAAAGAGATGACGTTTGAAGAAGCGATGAAAAAACTGGAGGAAATCGTCGAAAAGCTCGAGGAAGGGAACGTGCCGCTTGAGGAGGCGATCGCCTTTTTTCAAGAAGGCATGAAACTGTCCAAGCTTTGCCATGATAAATTGCAGCATGTGGAGAAACAGTTGGAGTACATGCTGCGTGAAGACGGCGAGCTTGTCCCTTTTTCGCCGGAGGAGGAGTGA